One Rhodobacteraceae bacterium M385 genomic region harbors:
- the trmFO gene encoding methylenetetrahydrofolate--tRNA-(uracil(54)-C(5))-methyltransferase (FADH(2)-oxidizing) TrmFO, translated as MKQSSQLTIIGGGMAGSEAAWQAANMGVSVKIIEMRPQVETFAHRTGNLAEMVCSNSFRSDDSEQNAVGLLHWEMRAADSVIMHTADDHKLPAGGALAVDRDPFAEAVTAKLQAHPNIEITHGEVTDLPADGPTIIATGPLTGSKLAEAIAKEAGQDALAFFDAIAPIVYADSIDMDIAWRQSRYDKGDTLEEQQAYINCPLTHDQYEAFIDALLAADKTQFKEGETAGYFDGCLPIEVMAERGRETLCFGPMKPVGLTNPHDPHTKAYAVVQLRRDNALGTLYNIVGFQTKMTYGAQKAVFNMIPGLQEASFARLGGIHRNTFINSPTLLDAQMRLRSQPHIRFAGQITGVEGYVESASMGLLAGRMAAAEILGATLPPVPDTTAMGALVTHITGGADAKTFQPMNVNFGLFPPVEGLKSGRRGRKDRYKAYTDRAKEAWTQWLSPSEAAAQ; from the coding sequence ATGAAACAGTCATCACAACTTACAATCATCGGCGGCGGTATGGCCGGGTCCGAGGCCGCCTGGCAGGCCGCCAACATGGGCGTTTCCGTAAAAATCATCGAGATGCGTCCGCAGGTCGAAACCTTCGCCCATCGCACCGGCAATCTGGCCGAGATGGTCTGCTCCAACTCGTTCCGCTCCGACGATAGTGAACAGAACGCCGTGGGCCTGCTGCATTGGGAAATGCGCGCGGCGGATTCAGTCATCATGCACACCGCCGATGACCACAAGCTCCCCGCGGGCGGTGCGCTGGCCGTTGATCGTGATCCTTTCGCCGAGGCCGTGACGGCCAAGCTGCAAGCCCATCCGAATATCGAGATCACCCACGGCGAGGTCACAGACCTCCCCGCAGATGGCCCCACCATCATCGCCACAGGCCCGTTGACCGGCTCCAAACTGGCCGAGGCGATTGCCAAGGAGGCCGGCCAAGACGCGCTGGCGTTCTTTGATGCCATCGCCCCCATCGTCTACGCCGACAGCATTGACATGGACATCGCCTGGCGCCAGTCGCGCTATGATAAGGGCGACACGCTGGAGGAACAGCAGGCCTACATCAACTGCCCGCTGACCCATGACCAATACGAAGCCTTCATCGACGCGCTCCTTGCCGCCGACAAGACCCAGTTCAAGGAAGGCGAAACCGCAGGCTACTTCGACGGCTGCCTGCCGATCGAGGTGATGGCCGAACGGGGCCGTGAGACCCTGTGCTTTGGCCCGATGAAGCCCGTGGGCCTGACCAACCCCCATGATCCGCACACCAAGGCTTACGCCGTGGTTCAGCTGCGCCGCGATAACGCATTGGGGACGCTCTATAATATCGTGGGCTTCCAGACCAAGATGACCTACGGCGCACAAAAGGCCGTGTTCAATATGATCCCCGGCCTGCAAGAAGCCTCATTCGCGCGCCTCGGCGGGATTCACCGCAACACCTTCATCAATTCGCCGACCCTGCTGGACGCACAAATGCGGCTTCGCTCACAGCCTCACATCCGTTTCGCGGGCCAAATCACCGGGGTAGAAGGCTACGTCGAAAGCGCCTCCATGGGGCTTCTTGCGGGCCGCATGGCCGCCGCGGAAATCCTTGGTGCCACACTGCCGCCTGTCCCCGACACCACCGCCATGGGCGCGCTGGTCACGCACATCACCGGCGGCGCGGACGCCAAAACCTTCCAGCCGATGAATGTCAACTTTGGGTTATTTCCCCCGGTTGAGGGCCTGAAGAGTGGACGCAGGGGCCGTAAAGACCGCTATAAAGCCTATACAGACCGCGCCAAAGAGGCATGGACCCAGTGGCTTTCGCCCTCAGAGGCTGCCGCACAATAG
- a CDS encoding methyltransferase domain-containing protein — MPDKPFLSKVYDLKGDGVRDYYDQWADTYEAEITANSYATPARCAAALSATGLAKTAPILDFACGTGLSGAALWAEGFRVIDGVDLSDAMLAKARAKDIYRTLTKAQADAPPPVAPDTYQAITAIGAIGPGAAPAEVIAPLVAALPADAYFVISLNDVALEAPEFPAALAAQAHLMELIFEERGAHLPGIDVMSTVYVYRRT, encoded by the coding sequence ATGCCAGATAAACCATTCCTGTCAAAGGTCTACGACCTCAAAGGCGACGGCGTGCGCGACTACTACGATCAATGGGCCGACACCTATGAGGCCGAGATCACCGCCAATTCCTATGCCACCCCGGCGCGCTGTGCCGCGGCGCTTTCGGCGACGGGCTTGGCCAAAACCGCCCCGATCCTCGATTTCGCCTGTGGCACGGGCCTGTCGGGCGCGGCGTTGTGGGCCGAGGGTTTCCGCGTCATTGACGGCGTGGACCTGTCGGACGCGATGCTGGCCAAGGCGCGTGCAAAAGACATCTATCGAACGCTCACCAAAGCGCAAGCCGACGCTCCGCCCCCCGTGGCCCCGGACACCTACCAAGCCATCACCGCCATCGGTGCCATAGGCCCCGGTGCCGCCCCGGCCGAGGTAATCGCGCCCCTCGTTGCGGCCCTGCCCGCAGACGCCTATTTTGTGATCTCTCTCAACGATGTGGCCCTAGAGGCGCCGGAATTTCCGGCTGCGCTCGCGGCCCAAGCCCATCTCATGGAACTGATCTTTGAAGAACGCGGCGCACATTTGCCCGGGATCGATGTCATGTCCACGGTCTACGTGTACCGCCGCACGTGA
- the gluQRS gene encoding tRNA glutamyl-Q(34) synthetase GluQRS, which produces MITRFAPSPTGPLHLGHAYSAILAHDMARARNGTFLLRIEDIDRQRSKPVWEEQILDDLRWLGLGWDAEPMRQSTRLPAYRAALETLWLDDLLYACTCNRRDILSAASAPHEGEPPMGPDGIIYPGTCRDIHAGSGQLHNDDPLPQGTTLRLDMGEAVTQVMDARRTEHGAEAFASFSENGRHPRGLIEFTAIEMEQNIGDIVLSRRDFLGSYHLSVVLDDAAQGITDVIRGEDLFAATKIHVILQQLLNLPPPIYHHHRLIRDDTGKRLAKRDDARAIRTYRAQGATPADIRALIGL; this is translated from the coding sequence GTGATTACCCGCTTCGCCCCCTCTCCCACCGGACCGCTGCACCTGGGCCACGCCTATTCCGCGATTCTGGCCCATGACATGGCCCGCGCCCGGAACGGCACCTTCCTCTTGCGGATCGAAGACATCGACCGCCAGCGCTCCAAACCTGTCTGGGAAGAACAGATCCTCGACGACCTTCGCTGGCTCGGCCTCGGTTGGGACGCCGAGCCTATGCGCCAATCCACCCGACTGCCCGCCTACCGCGCCGCTCTCGAAACGCTCTGGCTGGACGACCTGCTTTATGCCTGCACCTGCAACCGCCGCGATATCCTCTCTGCCGCATCCGCGCCCCATGAGGGAGAACCACCCATGGGCCCCGACGGGATCATCTACCCCGGCACCTGTCGTGACATCCATGCCGGGTCAGGCCAACTGCACAACGACGATCCCCTCCCACAAGGTACCACCCTTCGGCTAGATATGGGGGAGGCCGTGACCCAAGTCATGGACGCACGCAGGACCGAACATGGCGCTGAGGCCTTTGCCTCATTCTCCGAGAATGGCCGACACCCCCGGGGGCTAATTGAATTCACCGCAATTGAGATGGAACAAAACATCGGCGATATCGTCCTGTCGCGTCGCGATTTTCTAGGCTCCTACCATCTCTCCGTCGTGCTCGACGATGCCGCCCAAGGCATTACCGATGTGATCCGCGGAGAAGACTTGTTCGCAGCCACCAAGATCCACGTCATCTTGCAGCAGCTCTTAAATTTGCCCCCGCCGATCTACCATCACCACCGATTGATCCGCGACGACACCGGTAAACGCCTCGCAAAACGCGACGACGCCCGCGCCATTCGCACCTACCGCGCCCAGGGTGCCACCCCCGCCGACATCCGCGCACTCATCGGCCTCTAA
- the hisI gene encoding phosphoribosyl-AMP cyclohydrolase: MTDFDVATLRYDVNGLIPCIAQQEGTGEVLMMAWMNAEAVAKTLETRRVTYWSRSRQAFWIKGETSGHAQALVDLRIDCDRDCLLAVVQQEGAACHTNRRVCFYTSVIDGEEVELMAPMK, translated from the coding sequence ATGACAGACTTTGATGTGGCGACACTTCGCTATGATGTGAACGGGTTAATCCCCTGTATCGCGCAGCAAGAAGGCACCGGAGAGGTGCTGATGATGGCCTGGATGAATGCCGAAGCGGTCGCAAAGACATTGGAAACCCGGCGGGTAACCTATTGGAGCCGGTCGCGTCAGGCGTTTTGGATCAAGGGAGAGACCAGCGGTCACGCCCAGGCGTTGGTAGATTTGCGGATAGACTGTGACAGGGATTGTTTGTTGGCGGTGGTCCAGCAAGAGGGTGCCGCGTGTCACACAAATCGGCGGGTGTGTTTTTATACCTCGGTCATCGATGGCGAAGAGGTTGAGTTGATGGCGCCAATGAAGTGA
- a CDS encoding iron-sulfur cluster assembly scaffold protein, whose protein sequence is MAADSDLIKLYSQRILALAADIPHRGALEAPQARVKKRAPLCGSTVTVDLSLTDGKVSAFAQDVKACALGQAAAALLGKHVIGRTRLEVEAARDALKAMLKSDGPPPGSPWEGYEVLEPAKDYRNRHASIMLALDATADAMAEAERAACA, encoded by the coding sequence ATGGCAGCGGATAGCGATCTGATTAAACTCTACTCTCAGCGCATCCTTGCGTTGGCGGCCGATATCCCCCATCGCGGCGCGCTCGAGGCCCCACAGGCGCGAGTGAAAAAGCGTGCGCCGCTATGTGGCTCTACCGTGACGGTTGATCTGTCCCTGACCGACGGCAAGGTCTCCGCCTTCGCCCAAGACGTCAAGGCATGTGCCCTTGGTCAGGCGGCCGCCGCTCTTCTCGGGAAGCACGTCATCGGCCGCACAAGGCTCGAGGTGGAAGCCGCCCGCGATGCCCTCAAAGCGATGCTCAAATCCGATGGCCCGCCCCCCGGATCGCCCTGGGAAGGCTATGAGGTCCTAGAACCCGCCAAAGACTACCGCAATCGCCACGCCTCCATCATGCTCGCCCTCGACGCCACTGCCGACGCCATGGCCGAGGCCGAACGCGCCGCCTGCGCCTAG